A single genomic interval of Aedes aegypti strain LVP_AGWG chromosome 1, AaegL5.0 Primary Assembly, whole genome shotgun sequence harbors:
- the LOC23687863 gene encoding 4-coumarate--CoA ligase 1 codes for MTSSTASNENLIVYGGPDPVDLLNDGSLGEMMIKELKLQPKNIGLIDPASGVELSYEQILDNSVKVAKALQRFGIDKFDTVAIISHNCLDYAFAMFGTIFVGAPLAQFNPGYLENELMHALNMTRPKVIFVSPQVLQRVITVNHQLKCAETIVVFGNGSPGVISFNDLLNQPIQTFKADPVDKLNHVALILLSSGTTGLPKGVQLTQANIMTTIAHSKEAAKLLDLPDQLVALAVTPLFHVLASVGLINMVTNNCRCVLMPKFDAHLFLNSIQQYKVNLMSVVPPLMVFLAKHPMVDNYDLSSLMTLFCGAAPLSKEIEDQVRERLGIAFVRQGYGMTETTYVMLMQTGFENKPGCVGKVRMGQWAKVIDPDSGKVLGPNQRGELCFKGSLIMKGYIGKESDVDEDGWLHTGDIGYYDEDEDFFIVDRIKELIKYKGFQVAPAELEAILLKHPKVKDAAVIGISDERVGELATAFIVKEREEQVNEEEIKSFVAEHVSQQKQLHGGVRFIDEVPRTATGKILRRKLRELVPNTKAKL; via the exons ATGACCTCGTCGACAGCGAGCAACGAAAATTTGATCGTATATGGAGGACCGGATCCGGTAGATCTTCTGAACGATGGCTCGCTGGGGGAGATGATGATCAAAGAACTGAAGCTGCAGCCAAAAAATATTGGACTG ATTGACCCGGCATCAGGAGTGGAACTTAGTTACGAACAAATATTGGATAATTCAGTGAAGGTGGCAAAAGCTTTGCAGCGTTTCGGCATTGACAAATTCGATACAGTAGCCATCATCAGCCACAATTGCTTGGATTATGCTTTTGCGATGTTCGGAACGATTTTCGTAGGTGCACCTCTAGCACAATTCAATCCAGGATATCTCGAGA ATGAATTGATGCACGCCCTGAACATGACTAGACCGAAGGTAATTTTTGTTTCACCGCAAGTGCTTCAGCGAGTGATCACTGTCAATCATCAGCTGAAATGTGCTGAGACGATCGTTGTTTTTGGAAACGGCAGTCCAGGTGTCATTTCTTTCAATGATCTGCTGAATCAACCGATACAAACCTTCAAAGCAGACCCAGTTGACAAACTGAATCACGTGGCTCTAATTCTACTGTCATCTGGAACAACTGGATTACCCAAAGGAGTTCAACTTACCCAAGCCAATATAATGACAACGATCGCGCACTCTAAAGAAGCTGCCAAACTGCTGGACCTCCCCGATCAGTTGGTTGCTCTGGCAGTGACTCCGCTCTTTCATGTGCTAGCTAGTGTTGGTCTGATCAATATGGTGACCAACAATTGTCGCTGCGTGCTGATGCCGAAGTTTGACGCTCATCTTTTTCTAAACAGCATTCAACAGTACAAGGTCAATCTTATGTCGGTAGTGCCTCCGCTTATGGTATTTCTAGCGAAACATCCGATGGTGGACAACTACGACTTATCGTCGCTGATGACGCTGTTTTGTGGCGCAGCTCCCTTGAGTAAGGAGATCGAGGATCAGGTTCGGGAGAGGCTAGGGATTGCATTTGTCCGACAGGGCTACGGCATGACAGAAACGACGTATGTGATGCTGATGCAAACTGGCTTTGAGAATAAGCCAGGTTGTGTTGGAAAAGTGCGAATGGGTCAGTGGGCAAAGGTCATCGATCCCGACAGCGGAAAAGTACTCGGACCAAACCAAAGAGGAGAGCTGTGCTTCAAGGGTTCGTTGATCATGAAGGGATATATTGGAAAGGAGAGTGACGTTGACGAAGATGGTTGGTTGCACACGGGAGATATTGGATACTACGATGAGGATGAGGATTTTTTCATTGTTGATCGAATCaaagaattgattaaatacaaAGGATTCCAAGTGGCTCCTGCAGAGCTCGAAGCGATCTTGTTGAAACATCCCAAGGTAAAGGATGCTGCTGTCATAGGAATATCAGACGAGCGGGTTGGAGAGTTAGCAACAGCGTTCATAGTGAAAGAGCGCGAAGAGCAGGTTAATGAAGAGGAAATCAAATCATTTGTAGCAGAACACGTCTCACAGCAGAAGCAACTTCATGGAGGAGTAAGATTTATTGACGAAGTGCCGAGAACGGCCACCGGCAAAATTTTGCGTAGAAAACTGAGGGAACTTGTACCCAATACCAAAGCaaagctttaa